One region of Diabrotica undecimpunctata isolate CICGRU chromosome 6, icDiaUnde3, whole genome shotgun sequence genomic DNA includes:
- the LOC140444524 gene encoding uncharacterized protein: MFNIKKRSGIVAAMQRSSVIIWGEYTLAHKHSLEALHRSMQDLNGNDKLFDGAVLLRSGDFSICLKQSFLCRNVKTVRLTINIRVQVQSDLSAQIFAKHLLDTENGKIKLHPNTQGIKLPDNFCTLVETKHESILSVFPAILNNNLNQNWLSERAIWRRKMLTVLLMKTKP; this comes from the coding sequence AtgtttaacattaaaaaaagaagtggAATAGTTGCAGCGATGCAAAGAAGTTCAGTTATTATCTGGGGTGAATATACTTTGGCTCATAAACATTCACTCGAAGCATTACATAGAAGTATGCAAGATTTAAACGGTAACGACAAACTATTCGATGGTGCTGTATTACTACGCTCTGGTGACTTCTCTATATGTTTAAAACAGTCTTTTTTATGCCGGAATGTCAAAACAGTTCGATTGACCATTAATATAAGAGTACAGGTGCAAAGTGATCTATCGGCTCAAATATTTGCCAAACATTTGCTGGATACTGaaaacggtaaaataaaactgcatccaaATACACAAGGTATCAAACTTCCAGATAATTTCTGTACTTTAGTTGAAACCAAACATGAATCAATTTTAAGTGTCTTCCCTGCTATACTGAATAATAACTTGAATCAGAATTGGCTCAGCGAGCGAGCAATTTGGCGGCGAAAAATGTTGACAGTATTGTTAATGAAGACGAAGCCGTAA
- the LOC140442719 gene encoding uncharacterized protein, translated as MTNIGGTQNILDRKPTRNFIKENIHSIRQLQGIMKVQGESISRRDKFRNAPLWVPRRDAAKKIAKQNEEVVKSNEVSKSKQKLEYSLKAKSDIKKCEKKREVPPENLFKFSHRSVQTENTDDPSVLYETGVIRYSSLKSSTSKVDKSLAEGDFRDNEDSKGRDYIKENILNLKPKPTRQVSQKVPADVPPTYQQGQLPKYLQVQKEKGKDDDDTCPTGHVLLPDSERKETLKVLRESYADRVQELNSLPVRSDTLRVKKRKQQIEEELRKLDSGIKVFQRPKVYVKINM; from the coding sequence ATGACGAATATTGGAGGTACACAGAATATTCTGGACAGAAAGCCCACTAGAAATTTTATCAAAGAAAATATTCACAGTATACGACAATTACAAGGAATTATGAAAGTGCAGGGAGAATCTATTAGCAGACGTGATAAATTTCGGAACGCTCCACTATGGGTTCCAAGAAGAGATGCTGCAAAGAAAATCGCAAAGCAAAATGAAGAAGTGGTAAAATCAAACGAGGTTAGTAAAAGTAAGCAAAAATTAGAATATAGTCTTAAAGCAAAATCAGATATCAAAAAATGCGAAAAGAAAAGAGAGGTACCTCCAGAAAATCTGTTTAAATTTTCTCATCGATCTGTGCAAACAGAAAATACAGATGATCCTAGTGTATTGTACGAGACAGGAGTCATTAGGTACTCAAGTTTAAAGTCATCCACTTCCAAAGTAGATAAATCTCTTGCGGAAGGAGATTTCCGAGATAATGAAGACAGTAAAGGCAGAGACTATAtcaaagaaaatatattaaacttaAAACCTAAACCAACTCGGCAGGTTAGTCAAAAAGTACCTGCTGATGTTCCACCAACGTACCAACAAGGTCAACTACCGAAGTATCTtcaagtacaaaaagaaaaaggaaaGGATGATGATGACACGTGCCCCACAGGACACGTTCTACTTCCCGACTCAGAACGAAAAGAAACTTTAAAAGTTCTTCGAGAAAGTTATGCAGACCGTGTTCAAGAATTAAATTCGTTGCCGGTAAGAAGTGATACTTTAAGGGTCAAGAAAAGAAAGCAGCAAATTGAGGAGGAACTGCGAAAATTGGATAGCGGTATAAAAGTTTTTCAACGACCAAAAgtatatgttaaaattaatatgtaa